The following are from one region of the Nicotiana tomentosiformis chromosome 7, ASM39032v3, whole genome shotgun sequence genome:
- the LOC104121030 gene encoding disease susceptibility protein LOV1-like, which produces MGYGSVLLLLENLERMLNEVKFLEGTVEEFKSELLQTKGLLKYAKVGDERIIEIVDEFRKIFVETEDVIDTYAVDVGGSSGILKCVNCISAVYGRRKLESQLVFIMEQIHYLNGKLASCCSVKKALIPVESNHLHNTDSNCSDYRFAYPFNKDVLVGLEEKKRTLQSLFQYGFKESPVIAICGMGGIGKTTLARAIFDELLFYGQRFDAFAYIVLPHDFQIDMDFLLRDILTQLNRSRKKQVLVCKGRIELAHKLYESLESNKCFLVLDDMWSMDAWVNLSAYLPTAKSVSRILVTTRNGDVAKSIAEKGLSFDMKRLSADECWEVLWKRQPSFLNFFKANQVLEEIAKAVVSKCFGLPLAVVCAGSVLAREHSVAHWKSVLHDFDSYLYLEKDTLVFSKIPKTLLLTYDYLPYHLQSCFLYLGLFPKGVDIEAEKLFNLWVAEGFVASENGESETTLIDRAQHYLYQLVARNLICMQEEEGMERVVRKVKSCPINDLLREHCLLKGKEENIFEVLHLAYGQRKDCYGTTRRLSVFLDECEAGNDVCLQQKVSSKVRSLLFLNPYPNRHALSWPQSFSLKNFRLLRVLDFEDIRFQGKGLPEGIEKLANLKYLGLRNCYVKELPSFIGELSNLRTLDLRVNDVMTIPNVLWKLKKLRHLYLPYSFQVCGVDKLRLESRLLETLKNYRSYYYDAKDLFNLHNLCNLRCLGASVTEMRLHIIVMPKISSNFTIFATWEHQLQRGKGGSRARQVKPLP; this is translated from the coding sequence ATGGGTTACGGTAGTGTGTTGTTGCTGTTGGAAAATCTTGAGCGGATGCTGAATGAAGTGAAATTTTTAGAGGGAACGGTGGAGGAGTTCAAGTCGGAATTGTTGCAAACCAAAGGGTTGCTGAAATATGCTAAAGTGGGTGACGAAAGGATTATTGAAATTGTGGATGAATTCCGAAAAATCTTTGTTGAAACTGAAGATGTAATCGATACTTATGCTGTTGATGTCGGAGGATCATCAGGTATCTTAAAATGCGTAAATTGTATCTCTGCTGTCTATGGCCGCCGGAAGTTGGAGTCCCAGCTGGTCTTTATCATGGAGCAGATCCATTACCTCAATGGAAAGTTGGCAAGTTGCTGCAGTGTTAAGAAGGCCCTGATCCCAGTAGAGAGCAATCATCTGCATAATACTGATTCCAATTGCAGTGATTACCGTTTTGCTTATCCGTTTAACAAGGATGTTCTTGTTGGCTTGGAAGAAAAGAAAAGGACGCTGCAATCCCTTTTCCAGTATGGATTTAAGGAATCCCCAGTTATCGCTATTTGCGGTATGGGTGGGATCGGCAAAACAACTCTTGCACGGGCGATCTTCGATGAGCTATTATTTTATGGCCAAAGATTTGATGCTTTCGCTTACATTGTTCTGCCCCATGATTTCCAAATCGATATGGATTTCCTCTTGCGGGATATCCTTACACAGCTTAACCGCTCCAGGAAAAAACAAGTGTTAGTGTGCAAAGGTCGGATAGAGTTAGCCCATAAACTTTACGAGTCTCTAGAGTCAAATAAATGCTTCCTTGTTCTGGACGATATGTGGTCAATGGATGCTTGGGTTAACCTGAGTGCATATTTACCAACTGCCAAATCGGTTAGTAGAATACTGGTCACCACTCGTAATGGAGATGTGGCAAAGAGCATTGCTGAGAAGGGGCTCTCTTTTGATATGAAGAGATTATCTGCGGATGAATGTTGGGAGGTCCTTTGGAAGAGACAGCCTTCCTTCCTAAATTTTTTTAAAGCCAACCAAGTTCTGGAAGAAATCGCCAAGGCTGTGGTCAGCAAGTGCTTTGGCTTACCATTAGCAGTTGTCTGTGCTGGTAGCGTCTTGGCCAGGGAGCACTCCGTTGCTCATTGGAAGTCTGTGCTTCATGATTTTGACTCATATCTATACCTCGAGAAAGATACCTTAGTATTTTCCAAGATACCAAAGACCTTGCTCTTGACCTACGATTACTTGCCCTACCATTTGCAGAGTTGCTTTCTTTATTTGGGCCTATTCCCAAAAGGAGTAGACATAGAAGCAGAAAAGTTATTCAATCTCTGGGTAGCTGAGGGCTTTGTAGCATCAGAAAATGGAGAAAGTGAAACAACATTGATTGACAGAGCACAGCATTATCTGTATCAATTGGTAGCCAGAAACTTGATTTGCATGCAAGAAGAGGAGGGCATGGAGAGAGTAGTTCGAAAGGTTAAATCTTGCCCAATTAATGACCTGCTGCGGGAGCACTGCTTATTGAAGGGAAAGGAAGAGAACATTTTTGAAGTGCTTCATCTAGCATATGGACAGCGAAAGGATTGTTATGGTACAACAAGAAGACTTTCCGTGTTCCTTGACGAGTGTGAAGCTGGAAATGATGTTTGCTTGCAGCAGAAAGTATCCAGTAAAGTTCGATCTCTCTTATTTttgaatccttacccaaatcgaCATGCTTTATCGTGGCCTCAATCCTTTAGTCTCAAGAATTTCAGATTGCTTAGAGTTTTGGACTTCGAGGATATTAGATTTCAGGGGAAAGGGCTTCCTGAAGGAATTGAAAAACTTGCTAATCTGAAATACCTAGGTCTAAGAAACTGTTATGTGAAGGAGTTGCCATCATTTATTGGCGAACTGTCAAACTTGCGGACTCTTGATTTACGGGTAAATGATGTGATGACCATACCTAATGTCTTGTGGAAGCTGAAAAAACTGAGGCATCTGTACCTTCCATATTCTTTTCAAGTCTGCGGAGTTGATAAATTGCGATTGGAGAGTAGGTTACTGGAGACTCTGAAGAATTATCGTTCGTATTATTATGATGCCAAAGATCTCTTCAACCTGCACAATCTTTGCAATCTTCGCTGCCTGGGAGCATCAGTTACAGAGATGCGACTTCATATTATTGTGATGCCAAAGATCTCCTCAAACTTCACAATCTTCGCTACCTGGGAGCATCAGTTACAGAGAGGCAAGGGTGGCTCTAGGGCAAGGCAGGTGAAGCCCTTGCCGTAA